One Methanobacterium sp. genomic region harbors:
- a CDS encoding amino acid permease: MNRNIFRKKPINDLINTDNSTKSLKRSIGPLSLIIMGLGCIIGAGIFIITGIASANYSGPALVLSFIISAVACIFTALCYAEFASMIPISGSVYTYTYVAMGEVWAWMIGWVLIFEYLISASAVAVGWSSYIVGLLNSTGFNLPQIITSPPCTGLINLPAFLIIALLTGILVLGVKESTRFNAVIVLINIFIILLFIIIGANFINPANYQPFMPYGWTGVLQGAAMVFFAYIGFDAVSTAAEETKNPQKTLPIGIIGSLIISSILYIAVAAVLNGMVPYSLLNNAAPVTFALEKVGANWAASIVSFGALFGLTSVLLTSLFGQTRIFYSMSRDGLLPGVFSKIHHDFRSPVLSTIIVGAVASIIAAFLPLSVIIELVNIGTLSAFIFLALSIIILRKQQPDIERKFKCPLVPVIPVLSIIFCVFLIFQLSSTTLERFAVSLVIGLAVYFAYGSRKSKLRDKKPVETKDESYYELKGYRFYNSK; the protein is encoded by the coding sequence ATGAACAGAAACATTTTCCGTAAAAAACCAATAAATGACCTAATTAACACAGATAACTCAACTAAATCATTAAAAAGATCTATAGGCCCATTAAGCTTAATTATTATGGGATTAGGTTGTATAATAGGTGCAGGTATCTTTATAATTACAGGTATTGCCTCAGCTAACTATTCTGGACCTGCACTGGTCTTATCATTTATTATTTCAGCAGTTGCATGTATTTTCACCGCATTATGCTATGCTGAATTTGCTTCCATGATTCCTATTTCAGGGAGCGTTTACACCTATACTTATGTTGCTATGGGGGAAGTATGGGCCTGGATGATCGGCTGGGTCTTAATATTTGAATATCTTATATCTGCTTCTGCAGTTGCAGTAGGCTGGTCTTCATACATCGTAGGCTTGCTAAACTCAACAGGATTCAACCTGCCCCAAATAATTACCAGCCCACCATGTACTGGATTAATTAATTTACCTGCATTCTTAATTATTGCACTTTTAACTGGAATACTGGTTTTAGGAGTCAAAGAAAGTACTCGCTTTAATGCAGTAATTGTTTTAATCAATATTTTCATTATACTGCTTTTTATCATAATTGGTGCTAATTTCATAAATCCTGCAAATTATCAACCTTTCATGCCTTATGGATGGACAGGAGTGCTTCAAGGAGCAGCAATGGTCTTTTTTGCATATATTGGTTTTGATGCCGTTTCCACTGCTGCAGAAGAAACAAAAAATCCCCAAAAAACACTGCCTATTGGAATTATAGGTTCTTTAATCATCAGTTCAATTCTTTATATTGCTGTTGCAGCAGTTTTAAACGGCATGGTTCCTTACAGCTTATTAAACAATGCCGCACCAGTTACATTCGCACTTGAAAAAGTAGGGGCTAACTGGGCTGCTTCAATAGTATCATTTGGAGCATTATTTGGGCTTACATCAGTACTGCTCACCAGCCTATTTGGACAAACAAGGATATTTTATTCTATGTCGAGAGATGGACTTTTGCCAGGTGTTTTTTCAAAGATTCACCATGATTTCCGCTCCCCAGTACTGAGCACTATAATTGTAGGGGCAGTAGCTTCAATTATCGCCGCCTTTTTACCGTTGAGCGTGATAATTGAGCTAGTTAATATTGGAACACTTTCAGCGTTTATTTTCCTTGCTTTATCCATAATCATTCTTAGAAAACAGCAGCCAGATATTGAGAGGAAATTCAAATGCCCTCTAGTTCCAGTAATTCCAGTTCTTTCCATAATATTCTGTGTGTTTCTTATTTTCCAGCTTTCAAGCACAACACTTGAAAGATTTGCGGTGAGTCTGGTCATTGGCTTAGCTGTATATTTTGCTTATGGATCTCGCAAAAGCAAATTAAGAGATAAAAAACCCGTTGAAACCAAAGATGAATCTTATTATGAACTTAAAGGTTACAGATTTTACAACAGTAAATGA
- a CDS encoding flippase, whose amino-acid sequence MGVTKKIARNTFFLVIASIISYVAYFFALMYMARYLGPGEFGILSVAIAFTGLFGIFTDLGLGMLTVREVSKDKKLAAKYIGNTVSMKAVFSVIALIYILIATVLMGYNPKTTIVIILITLAIVISSFFTTFFSVFQAYQQMEHQAIATGFDNIFMFAAVVAAISLSWDVVALASIYLVRNVLVLAYMFIIYIRRYDLPKIEFDLSFWKPTIKEALPFALSGIFLTLFIWIPSIILSAVAGKEAVGFYGAPNKLIYFFLSLYSVYMVAVFPVMSIYYKKSENSLKFIYERSFKYTLIICLPVTLFISLMAPQIVTAVYGDAYSPSASALQILVWTLTLVSVSGISANLLGSINRQLTVIKITTVGIVLNVLLGLLLIHKFSFIGASVTTVVTDISVLLFMLYTLSKTNFVDRSLFRDLPKIILSNLAMVFVVYCLKDFNLVITALCGFIIYLTALNFTKIFDKNDLIIFKKMYGTGGK is encoded by the coding sequence ATGGGTGTAACGAAAAAAATAGCCAGGAATACATTTTTTTTGGTTATAGCCAGTATTATAAGTTATGTGGCCTATTTTTTTGCTTTAATGTATATGGCAAGATATCTGGGACCTGGAGAATTTGGAATTTTATCCGTTGCAATTGCATTTACTGGATTATTTGGAATTTTCACAGATTTAGGACTTGGAATGCTAACCGTGCGGGAAGTATCAAAGGATAAAAAATTAGCAGCTAAATATATTGGAAATACTGTATCTATGAAAGCTGTTTTTTCAGTTATTGCTCTTATCTATATTTTAATAGCAACTGTCTTAATGGGTTATAATCCCAAAACAACAATTGTTATCATTTTGATTACGCTTGCTATTGTGATAAGTTCTTTTTTTACAACTTTCTTTTCAGTTTTTCAAGCTTACCAGCAAATGGAACACCAGGCAATTGCCACAGGGTTTGACAACATATTTATGTTTGCAGCAGTGGTTGCTGCAATAAGTCTTTCATGGGACGTTGTTGCGCTTGCATCTATTTATCTAGTTAGAAATGTTCTTGTTCTGGCGTACATGTTTATCATTTATATCAGAAGGTATGATCTGCCTAAAATAGAATTTGATCTTTCTTTCTGGAAACCGACCATAAAAGAAGCGCTTCCATTTGCTTTATCTGGAATTTTCCTCACGTTGTTTATATGGATACCTTCCATAATTCTTTCTGCAGTGGCGGGTAAAGAAGCAGTGGGGTTCTACGGTGCACCTAATAAACTTATATATTTCTTTTTATCCCTTTATTCAGTTTATATGGTCGCTGTTTTCCCTGTCATGTCTATTTATTATAAAAAATCAGAAAATTCACTTAAATTTATTTATGAGCGTTCCTTCAAGTACACTCTAATCATATGTTTACCAGTAACCCTTTTTATTTCTTTAATGGCCCCTCAAATTGTGACTGCAGTATATGGAGATGCATATAGTCCTTCTGCTTCAGCTCTTCAGATTTTGGTGTGGACACTTACCTTAGTTTCTGTAAGTGGGATCTCTGCAAATCTTTTAGGATCAATCAACAGGCAACTTACAGTAATTAAAATAACTACTGTTGGAATAGTCCTGAATGTATTATTAGGGCTATTATTGATACATAAATTTAGTTTCATTGGCGCATCTGTTACTACAGTAGTTACAGATATTTCAGTACTGCTTTTTATGTTGTATACTCTTTCTAAAACAAATTTTGTGGATAGATCTTTATTTAGAGATCTGCCAAAAATAATTTTATCCAATTTAGCAATGGTTTTTGTGGTGTATTGTTTAAAAGATTTTAATTTAGTTATAACAGCTTTATGTGGATTTATTATTTATTTAACAGCCCTTAATTTCACTAAAATTTTTGATAAGAATGATTTAATTATTTTTAAGAAAATGTACGGAACTGGAGGTAAATAA
- a CDS encoding methanogen output domain 1-containing protein has product MEAKVLIVEDERILAIGMKRKLESAGYAVTGIASSGKEAIENAKKTNPNLVLMDIILKGPMDGIEAAQQIINLYNIPVIYITAYADEEILERAMITEPYGYLLKPFNLNELKANIKMAIYKHKAETERKKLIKNRIMDDYYQFMIQGMNESKYCEMDIKNTLLKTFEKSFEEMKPEFEKELKNKDLDISDDDTVLLFEAYLSWISNLFTSFGVKNKIRSENDSWYLEFFNCSWSEYSVKNKVFCINCNAMVNCSFKWINIQGNVCRISSIASNSPKCSFKFYSTR; this is encoded by the coding sequence ATGGAAGCTAAGGTATTAATTGTGGAAGATGAGAGAATTCTGGCTATTGGAATGAAGCGTAAACTGGAAAGTGCAGGGTATGCAGTAACTGGAATTGCTTCTTCAGGAAAGGAAGCAATTGAAAATGCTAAAAAAACTAATCCTAATTTAGTTTTAATGGATATAATTTTAAAAGGACCTATGGATGGTATTGAAGCTGCTCAGCAAATTATAAACCTTTACAACATTCCAGTTATCTATATTACAGCATATGCAGATGAGGAAATTCTGGAACGCGCCATGATAACAGAACCTTACGGATATTTATTGAAACCTTTCAATTTAAACGAATTAAAAGCCAACATTAAAATGGCCATTTACAAACATAAAGCAGAAACTGAAAGGAAAAAATTGATTAAAAATAGAATTATGGATGATTATTATCAGTTTATGATTCAAGGTATGAATGAATCTAAGTACTGTGAAATGGACATCAAGAACACACTTCTTAAAACATTTGAAAAAAGCTTTGAAGAAATGAAACCCGAGTTTGAGAAGGAGTTAAAAAACAAGGATTTAGATATATCTGATGATGATACCGTTCTATTATTCGAAGCTTACCTTTCATGGATATCCAATCTCTTTACAAGTTTTGGTGTTAAAAATAAAATAAGATCAGAAAATGATTCTTGGTATTTAGAATTTTTCAACTGTTCATGGAGTGAATATTCAGTTAAAAATAAGGTGTTTTGCATTAACTGCAATGCAATGGTTAACTGCAGTTTTAAATGGATTAATATCCAAGGAAATGTCTGCAGAATATCGAGCATAGCAAGCAACTCCCCAAAGTGTTCTTTTAAATTTTATTCTACTCGTTAA
- a CDS encoding PadR family transcriptional regulator, which translates to MSRISKRFETEMRRGAIQIAVMCLLEKERYGYDITKSLKNSELKIEEGTLYPLLKRLENEKLLSSRWDTADSRPRKYYQITEYGREVRKNWLEFFKSINTNVEQFEINMDSKGD; encoded by the coding sequence ATGAGCCGCATATCCAAAAGATTCGAGACTGAAATGAGGAGAGGAGCCATACAGATTGCTGTAATGTGTTTACTCGAAAAAGAACGTTATGGGTATGATATAACTAAAAGCCTCAAAAATTCAGAGCTTAAAATTGAAGAAGGCACTTTATACCCTCTTCTTAAACGTCTCGAAAATGAAAAACTGCTTTCCAGCCGTTGGGACACTGCAGATTCAAGACCACGGAAATATTATCAAATAACAGAATACGGCAGAGAAGTTCGAAAAAACTGGCTGGAATTTTTTAAATCAATAAACACGAATGTTGAACAATTTGAAATTAATATGGATTCTAAAGGTGACTGA
- a CDS encoding response regulator produces the protein MPETKILIVEDEKILAMGLKKKLENLGYSVTDLASSGAEAIESVKKVQPDLVLMDIVLKGAMDGIETAEFIVNLYDVPIIYLTAYADDEMLARAEKTCPYGYILKPYKDSELKANIKMAVYKHSVQKDKVMDFEDIYRDVTRFLDENEGSFKEGVLEGESLTGPFNIDIGLKNIYISTDRNNKAAYAAFYKLLTDIAQKYAISEENKVVVYPRGDELCLEFSK, from the coding sequence ATGCCAGAAACTAAAATATTGATAGTTGAAGATGAAAAAATCCTGGCCATGGGATTAAAAAAGAAATTAGAAAATTTAGGATACTCAGTAACAGATTTAGCCTCATCTGGTGCAGAAGCAATTGAAAGCGTCAAAAAGGTACAACCCGATCTTGTTTTAATGGACATAGTACTTAAAGGGGCAATGGATGGGATAGAAACTGCTGAGTTCATTGTCAACCTCTATGATGTCCCTATCATTTATCTTACAGCATATGCAGATGATGAAATGCTTGCGAGGGCTGAAAAAACATGTCCCTATGGATATATACTTAAACCGTATAAGGACAGCGAATTAAAGGCCAATATTAAAATGGCTGTTTATAAACACAGCGTTCAAAAAGATAAAGTAATGGACTTTGAGGATATATACCGCGATGTTACACGTTTCCTTGATGAAAATGAAGGTTCATTTAAAGAAGGTGTACTGGAAGGCGAATCACTTACTGGACCTTTTAATATAGATATTGGGCTTAAAAATATTTATATATCCACTGATAGAAATAATAAAGCTGCATACGCTGCTTTTTATAAGTTATTAACTGATATTGCCCAGAAATATGCAATTTCAGAAGAAAATAAGGTTGTTGTATATCCTAGGGGAGACGAGCTTTGTTTAGAGTTTTCTAAATAA
- a CDS encoding peptide MFS transporter has product MLNKHPKGLYSLFFTEMWERFSYYGMRSILILYMVNALLYNTTFASTIYGYYTGLVYLTPLIGGYVADRYWGNRKSTITGGILMALGQFSLAVSSYLYVPSISQGATYSSFIFNNQGISFLIGLSLLVIGNGFFKPNISSMVGFLYPKNDNRKDSAFTIFYMGINLGALLSPLIVGGLGDTGNPADYMYGFLAAGVGMIIGLIIFIWSKNKYLVTPEGKSVGSVPSHDIKCQENSIKKLTKIEKDRTAVIAILSFFSIFFFIAFEQSGVSLTLLAEQHVDKVIPFLGNMHYSASWFQTINPLAILILAPIFAALWPVLRKKGHEPPVPLKMAIGLIILAIGFTAILPAAQMLDTGTQNISPLWLVLAYVIFTVGELCLSPIGLSMVSKLAPLKFTCLLMATWFLASSIGGVMAGYMGSLYPSPTRTMTTLLGTPIDGFTSFFMIFVVISAAAGIILIITSKKLSKMMHGIQ; this is encoded by the coding sequence ATTCTAAACAAACATCCTAAAGGACTTTATTCTCTATTTTTTACAGAAATGTGGGAGCGGTTCAGTTACTACGGTATGAGATCCATCCTTATACTTTACATGGTCAACGCTCTTCTTTACAATACTACATTTGCATCAACTATTTACGGATATTACACAGGATTAGTATATTTGACACCTCTTATTGGAGGATATGTGGCTGATAGATACTGGGGAAACCGTAAATCCACAATTACAGGAGGCATATTGATGGCACTGGGCCAATTTTCCCTTGCAGTAAGCAGCTATCTTTATGTGCCATCTATATCTCAGGGAGCCACATATTCCTCTTTTATTTTTAATAATCAAGGAATATCCTTTTTAATTGGTTTATCACTACTTGTAATAGGTAATGGATTTTTTAAACCTAACATATCCTCAATGGTGGGCTTCCTATATCCTAAAAATGATAACAGGAAAGATTCAGCATTTACTATTTTTTACATGGGTATCAACCTCGGAGCCCTCCTTTCCCCATTAATTGTAGGAGGGTTAGGAGATACAGGAAACCCTGCAGATTACATGTACGGTTTTTTAGCTGCAGGTGTAGGGATGATTATTGGCTTAATTATTTTCATATGGAGTAAAAATAAATACCTGGTAACTCCTGAAGGTAAAAGTGTTGGTTCTGTACCTTCCCATGACATAAAATGCCAAGAAAATTCCATTAAAAAGTTAACAAAAATAGAAAAAGATAGAACAGCAGTTATTGCTATTTTATCATTTTTTTCCATTTTCTTTTTCATTGCCTTTGAACAGTCAGGAGTATCACTTACCCTTTTAGCTGAACAACACGTGGACAAGGTAATTCCATTTTTAGGCAATATGCATTATTCTGCAAGCTGGTTTCAAACCATAAATCCGCTGGCGATACTGATACTGGCCCCAATATTTGCTGCATTATGGCCAGTGCTTAGAAAAAAAGGACATGAACCTCCAGTACCGCTGAAAATGGCAATAGGATTGATTATATTAGCCATAGGATTCACAGCCATTTTGCCCGCAGCCCAGATGCTCGACACTGGAACTCAAAATATAAGTCCGTTATGGCTTGTACTGGCTTATGTAATATTTACAGTGGGAGAGCTATGTTTATCTCCAATTGGATTATCCATGGTATCTAAATTAGCCCCACTTAAATTTACCTGTCTTCTTATGGCCACATGGTTTTTAGCAAGTTCAATTGGGGGTGTAATGGCAGGTTACATGGGCAGTTTATATCCATCCCCAACCAGGACTATGACAACTTTGTTAGGTACGCCCATTGATGGGTTTACATCATTTTTCATGATCTTCGTTGTTATATCTGCTGCTGCAGGTATAATTTTAATAATTACCAGCAAAAAGCTTTCAAAAATGATGCATGGGATTCAGTGA
- a CDS encoding CHASE4 domain-containing protein — MKLRGKTLILMAVIILSLTVSFFIISELIFVGSSSESENSYTKLVLNNTLNSLNNSLESLNNSANDWSSWDDAYYYVNGYNPNFLNKTLVNDAFLKLNIDFILFANNDGKIVYAEAYNRTSQKEIQIYSNMTQSLKNSGLMLNTNNNKSLSGIIIINGIPMIVVSNPVLKSNGEGPSHGTLIMGRFLNQDMLSSLSNSGLVSVQPVNDTDAPSDFLNAMSHLSNETPVYVTNLSHDSIAGYSLLKGVNGSSDLVLKVELPRFINNDYENAIFYLILSLIIMGLLAAMFITYYLDKNVLYRLDQIIESITGIGKKNDLSKRVPVLGNDEVADLSTSVNNMLRSLQESNSNLEKSEEKYRMIFENTGTAMVIIGEGMAINLVNDEFEKMTGFLKGEIENKKNLMDFVVKDQLDKIENHHSFNEFKDKNTLNSYEVQLKTKNGNIKDLFATFGFIPETKQALISFIDITDRKKAEENLKRHAALLDISYEAIFSWSFEEGILSWNRGAERLYGYSKEEAIGKISHELLKTKHPQGLDDFMEKLDKYDMWTGELIHTTKNGEELVMESRQQLIQDSHGKNIVIETNRDITERKKSEDKIRASLKEKEVLLREIHHRVKNNLQIISTLLQLQSDEITDQKTLENYRESENRIQSIALIHEKMYQSRDISNIDFTSYIKSLINDLMYSYDSDSRNIKSVIDTGNFLFSIETVQPLGLIVNEIISNSLKYAFKNRDEGTVLVKLEKMDSNKFKLIVSDDGVGFPENIDFRNTSSLGLQLVNELVKQLEGDIELNIGDGTEFVIVFKEPEYKRRI; from the coding sequence ATGAAATTACGTGGAAAGACTCTGATACTCATGGCAGTTATAATCCTATCTTTAACTGTTAGTTTCTTTATAATTTCAGAGCTGATATTTGTAGGCAGTTCCTCTGAAAGTGAAAATAGTTATACCAAGCTGGTACTGAATAACACTCTTAATTCATTAAATAATAGTTTAGAATCGTTAAATAACAGTGCAAATGATTGGTCAAGCTGGGATGATGCTTATTACTATGTTAATGGCTATAATCCTAACTTTTTAAATAAAACACTTGTTAATGATGCGTTTTTAAAATTGAATATTGATTTTATATTATTTGCAAATAATGACGGTAAAATAGTTTATGCAGAAGCATATAATAGAACAAGCCAGAAAGAGATACAAATATATTCTAATATGACTCAAAGTCTAAAAAATAGTGGCTTAATGTTGAATACAAACAATAATAAAAGTTTATCTGGGATTATAATTATTAATGGAATCCCTATGATAGTTGTTTCAAATCCTGTTTTAAAGAGCAATGGGGAAGGCCCATCACACGGAACTCTAATTATGGGAAGATTTTTAAATCAGGATATGTTGAGCAGTCTTTCTAACAGTGGGCTTGTTTCTGTTCAACCAGTTAATGATACAGATGCACCCTCTGATTTTTTAAATGCCATGTCACATTTATCAAATGAAACACCTGTTTATGTAACTAATTTAAGCCATGACTCCATTGCAGGATACAGTCTTTTAAAAGGAGTTAATGGCAGCTCTGATCTTGTTTTAAAAGTTGAATTGCCTAGGTTTATTAACAATGATTATGAAAACGCTATTTTCTATCTTATACTGTCTTTAATTATAATGGGTTTACTGGCGGCCATGTTTATCACATATTACCTTGATAAAAATGTTCTGTACAGGCTGGACCAAATAATAGAAAGCATTACTGGAATAGGTAAAAAGAATGATTTATCTAAAAGAGTACCTGTTTTAGGTAACGATGAAGTAGCTGATTTATCGACTTCTGTAAATAATATGTTAAGATCTCTTCAGGAATCTAATTCTAATTTAGAAAAGAGCGAAGAAAAATACAGGATGATATTTGAAAATACAGGCACTGCAATGGTTATAATAGGGGAAGGTATGGCCATAAATCTTGTAAATGATGAATTTGAGAAAATGACAGGGTTTTTAAAGGGTGAAATTGAAAATAAAAAAAATTTAATGGATTTCGTGGTTAAAGATCAGCTGGATAAAATCGAAAACCACCATAGCTTCAATGAATTTAAAGATAAAAACACACTTAATAGTTATGAAGTCCAGTTAAAAACTAAAAATGGGAATATTAAGGATTTATTTGCAACATTTGGTTTTATTCCTGAAACCAAACAGGCTTTAATATCGTTTATAGATATTACTGATCGTAAAAAAGCAGAAGAAAACTTAAAAAGGCATGCTGCTTTATTAGATATTTCATATGAAGCTATTTTTTCATGGAGTTTTGAAGAGGGCATATTATCGTGGAATAGGGGTGCTGAAAGGCTTTATGGATACAGTAAGGAAGAAGCGATTGGTAAAATTAGCCATGAACTGCTTAAAACTAAGCATCCGCAAGGATTGGATGATTTTATGGAAAAATTAGATAAATATGATATGTGGACGGGGGAATTAATTCATACAACTAAAAACGGCGAAGAACTCGTCATGGAAAGCAGGCAGCAGTTAATTCAAGATTCCCACGGCAAAAATATTGTTATTGAAACTAACCGTGATATTACAGAACGTAAAAAATCAGAAGATAAAATAAGGGCATCTCTAAAAGAAAAAGAGGTACTGCTTCGGGAAATACACCACAGGGTAAAAAACAACCTGCAGATAATTTCAACCCTTCTTCAACTTCAATCTGATGAAATCACTGACCAAAAGACCCTTGAAAATTACAGGGAAAGTGAAAACCGTATCCAGTCTATAGCTTTAATTCATGAAAAAATGTACCAATCAAGGGATATTTCCAATATTGATTTTACAAGTTACATAAAGAGCTTAATAAATGATCTTATGTATTCATATGATTCCGATTCAAGAAATATTAAATCTGTAATTGACACAGGTAACTTCTTATTCAGTATTGAAACAGTACAACCTCTGGGTTTAATAGTCAATGAAATTATTTCAAACAGTTTAAAATACGCGTTTAAAAATAGAGATGAAGGCACTGTTTTAGTTAAGCTTGAAAAAATGGATTCTAATAAGTTTAAACTTATTGTTAGCGATGATGGTGTGGGGTTCCCTGAAAATATTGACTTTAGAAATACCAGTTCATTGGGACTTCAATTAGTAAATGAACTGGTAAAACAGCTTGAAGGGGATATAGAACTTAATATAGGTGATGGAACTGAATTTGTAATCGTATTTAAAGAACCGGAGTATAAAAGAAGGATATAG
- a CDS encoding amino acid permease: MCNLFHKKDIEECLHLDTCNQKLKRSLGSIGLIIMGIGAIVGAGIFIVTGVASVTSGPALILSFIIAGMACGLTALCYAEMASMITVTGGIYTYAHVTMGEIWAWMIGWTGILQYIIAASAVAIGWSSYTSGFFSSIGFALPDIITSSPLTGPGSINLPALLIVALLTGVLVLGAKESAKVNAAIVVVKLAVIALFIIVGAQFINPVNYHPFAPNGLTGVLQGAAMVFFAYVGFDTVASAAEETKNPQKALPIGIIGSLAVCSILYITVTAIMTGMVPYTMFEGSAAPVQIALQSVGINWATAIVTVGAIAGLTTVILVSMFVVPRLLFAMSRDELLPKRLTKVHPKFKSPITSIILVGTISALISAFLPLEGIFELVNISALTAFIFLALSVIILRKQRPDIERKFKCPLVPVIPIISIIACLGLITQLKLLTIEVFGIWLLAGLTFYFTYRRYKKYAANKNSDLIKQGNYAVTDELSAK, encoded by the coding sequence ATGTGCAATTTGTTCCATAAAAAAGATATAGAAGAATGTTTGCACCTGGATACATGTAATCAAAAATTAAAACGTTCTTTAGGTTCAATAGGGCTTATTATAATGGGTATTGGTGCAATTGTTGGTGCAGGGATTTTCATAGTAACCGGAGTGGCCTCTGTAACTTCAGGTCCTGCGTTGATCTTATCATTTATAATTGCAGGTATGGCCTGCGGACTTACAGCATTATGTTATGCTGAAATGGCATCCATGATTACGGTAACAGGTGGGATATATACATACGCCCATGTAACAATGGGCGAAATATGGGCATGGATGATAGGCTGGACCGGAATACTCCAGTATATTATTGCAGCATCTGCAGTGGCAATAGGCTGGTCTTCCTACACTTCAGGATTCTTTAGTTCAATAGGATTCGCTTTACCAGATATAATAACAAGTTCTCCACTTACCGGTCCTGGATCAATTAATTTGCCTGCATTATTAATTGTAGCACTTTTAACAGGAGTACTTGTTCTTGGCGCAAAGGAAAGTGCTAAGGTTAATGCAGCAATTGTTGTAGTAAAACTCGCCGTGATCGCATTATTTATAATAGTAGGGGCCCAATTTATAAACCCTGTAAATTATCATCCATTTGCCCCTAATGGACTCACAGGAGTACTACAAGGAGCGGCAATGGTCTTTTTTGCATATGTTGGCTTTGATACAGTAGCTTCTGCAGCAGAAGAAACAAAAAATCCACAGAAAGCACTCCCAATAGGAATTATAGGGTCACTTGCAGTTTGCTCAATATTATACATTACTGTAACAGCCATAATGACTGGAATGGTTCCTTACACCATGTTTGAAGGAAGCGCAGCACCAGTTCAGATTGCACTTCAAAGTGTTGGGATAAACTGGGCAACAGCAATAGTTACAGTTGGAGCAATTGCAGGGCTTACAACAGTTATTTTAGTAAGCATGTTTGTTGTACCTAGACTTCTTTTTGCAATGTCAAGGGATGAATTACTCCCTAAAAGACTTACAAAAGTTCACCCAAAATTTAAATCTCCGATAACAAGCATCATACTTGTAGGCACTATATCTGCATTAATATCTGCTTTTTTACCACTGGAAGGGATTTTTGAACTAGTTAATATTTCAGCACTTACTGCGTTTATATTTCTTGCATTGTCTGTTATAATACTTCGAAAGCAGAGGCCAGACATCGAGAGAAAATTCAAATGCCCATTAGTCCCTGTAATACCAATTATTTCCATAATAGCCTGCTTAGGTCTAATTACACAGTTAAAACTTCTTACAATAGAAGTATTTGGAATATGGTTACTGGCCGGCTTAACATTCTACTTCACATACAGAAGATACAAGAAATACGCAGCCAATAAAAACAGTGATTTAATAAAACAGGGAAATTATGCAGTCACAGACGAACTTTCAGCAAAATAA